From Endozoicomonas sp. 8E, the proteins below share one genomic window:
- the putP gene encoding sodium/proline symporter PutP: MITNTFATIMTFVVYLTMMLMIGLWAWKRTSDSEDYFLGGRSLGPWPAALSAGASDMSGWLLLGLPGYAFASGVEAFWLAGGLLVGTWLNWLLMARRLRVYSAASGNALTLPEFFTNRFRDTSKVLQVVSAFFILLFFLFYTSSGLVAGGKLFETVFGLNYSWAVIVGTLCVISYTLFGGFLAVSWTDLVQGLLMAAAMVIVPVIALQTGSSDASLFEQLRSHNPELLNPFTTSGGEALGWMAIVSLVAWGLGYFGQPHILARFAGIRSEQDVPTARRIAVSWTAISMLGAIMVGLIGLLYINESNLSLGDGETIFMVLVNALFHPLVAGILLAAILAAIMSTADSQLLVSSSAMAEDFYKAVIRRKADEKEVLMVGRLAVVLIALVALALAMSPDSSVLGLVSYAWAGFGAAFGPALIMSLYWKRMNRNGALAGIMVGGVTVVLWKQMSGGIFDLYEIVPGMLFAFIAIVVASLMSCEPQADIVDEFDGVEKALA, from the coding sequence ATGATTACAAATACCTTTGCGACAATCATGACGTTTGTCGTGTATCTGACCATGATGCTGATGATAGGTCTCTGGGCCTGGAAGCGGACTTCGGACTCTGAAGATTACTTTCTGGGTGGGCGCAGTTTGGGGCCCTGGCCTGCTGCCCTCAGTGCCGGTGCTTCTGATATGAGTGGCTGGCTTCTGCTGGGTCTGCCGGGTTATGCCTTTGCTTCAGGCGTTGAAGCTTTCTGGTTAGCCGGTGGTCTGCTGGTGGGAACCTGGTTGAACTGGTTACTGATGGCTCGTCGTCTACGTGTCTACAGTGCAGCTTCCGGAAATGCCCTTACCCTGCCAGAATTCTTTACCAATCGCTTCCGGGATACTTCAAAGGTGCTGCAGGTAGTATCGGCGTTCTTCATCCTGCTGTTTTTCCTGTTCTACACAAGCTCCGGTCTGGTTGCCGGCGGCAAACTGTTCGAAACCGTATTCGGACTGAATTATAGCTGGGCGGTTATCGTCGGAACGCTCTGTGTGATCTCATACACTCTCTTTGGGGGCTTTCTGGCTGTCTCATGGACAGATCTGGTTCAGGGACTCTTGATGGCGGCGGCCATGGTGATTGTTCCGGTTATAGCCTTGCAAACCGGAAGCTCCGATGCGTCACTGTTCGAACAGCTGCGCAGCCATAACCCGGAACTGTTGAATCCGTTCACTACGTCTGGTGGCGAAGCTTTGGGGTGGATGGCAATTGTTTCTCTGGTAGCCTGGGGGCTGGGTTACTTTGGTCAGCCTCATATTCTGGCTCGTTTTGCCGGTATCCGTTCCGAACAGGATGTACCTACAGCCCGTCGTATAGCGGTGAGCTGGACTGCTATCTCCATGTTGGGTGCCATTATGGTGGGGCTGATCGGTCTGCTCTATATCAATGAATCGAATCTGTCTCTGGGCGACGGTGAAACGATCTTTATGGTGCTGGTCAACGCACTCTTCCATCCATTGGTCGCAGGCATACTGCTCGCTGCCATCCTCGCTGCGATCATGAGTACCGCTGACTCTCAGCTGTTGGTGTCCTCTTCTGCAATGGCGGAAGACTTCTACAAGGCAGTGATTCGCAGGAAGGCTGATGAGAAAGAGGTTTTGATGGTCGGTCGTTTGGCGGTAGTTCTTATCGCCCTCGTTGCCCTTGCTTTGGCTATGTCACCTGACAGCTCTGTTCTGGGTCTGGTTTCTTATGCCTGGGCTGGATTTGGTGCTGCATTCGGCCCTGCACTGATCATGAGTCTCTACTGGAAACGTATGAACCGCAATGGTGCTCTTGCCGGGATTATGGTTGGTGGTGTCACCGTTGTTCTGTGGAAACAGATGTCCGGAGGCATTTTCGACCTTTACGAAATTGTGCCAGGCATGTTATTTGCCTTTATTGCCATTGTCGTTGCGAGCCTGATGTCTTGTGAGCCTCAAGCCGATATCGTTGACGAGTTCGATGGGGTAGAAAAAGCTCTGGCCTGA
- the pilB gene encoding type IV-A pilus assembly ATPase PilB codes for MVDKPLTGLAARLVVDQLIDEKTLRSALSQAEKAKQPFSSYLIQENLVSAKDISLATAEEFGMPVMDLNAFDPENAPKDLIKEKLIRKHKLIPLIKRGTRLFVGVIDPSDHTAIDEIRFSSGLMVDSVLVEEDKLDKFIDQLLDTGVNALSDFDDEEFGNLEELEVGAVEDNDEEVAGEDDDAPVVKFVNKMLLSAIKTGASDLHFEPYEKTYRVRFRTDGVLHEAAKPPSALAPRIASRLKIMSAMDISERRKPQDGRIKMRLSKSKSIDFRVNTLPTLWGEKIVLRILDPSSAKMGIDALGYEQTQKEMYMEALHQPQGMILVTGPTGSGKTVSLYTGLNILNTPERNISTAEDPVEINLEGINQVNVNPKQGMDFSQALRAFLRQDPDIIMVGEIRDLETANIAIKAAQTGHMVMSTLHTNSAPETLTRLQNMGVPSFNIATSVSLIIAQRLARRLCNHCKELKDIPKETLLEEGFTEEQIKDAKIYGPKGCDQCSKGYKGRVGIYEVVKITPALQQIIMEEGNSLQIAEIAQREGFNNLRQSGLLKVLQGVTSLEEANRVTLE; via the coding sequence ATGGTCGATAAACCTTTGACAGGACTGGCTGCTCGACTGGTTGTCGACCAGCTGATCGATGAAAAGACACTCCGCTCTGCACTTTCACAGGCAGAAAAAGCAAAGCAGCCCTTTTCCAGCTACCTTATTCAGGAAAATCTGGTCAGCGCCAAAGACATATCCCTGGCTACCGCAGAAGAATTTGGCATGCCTGTTATGGATCTTAATGCCTTTGACCCTGAAAACGCCCCGAAAGACCTGATTAAGGAAAAGCTGATCCGCAAACACAAACTGATCCCATTAATAAAGCGGGGTACCAGACTGTTTGTCGGGGTTATTGATCCCAGTGATCACACAGCTATTGATGAAATCCGATTCAGCAGCGGCCTTATGGTGGATTCGGTACTGGTTGAAGAAGACAAGCTGGACAAATTCATTGATCAACTGCTGGATACTGGTGTTAATGCCCTGTCGGATTTCGATGACGAAGAATTTGGTAATCTTGAAGAGTTGGAAGTCGGTGCTGTCGAAGATAACGATGAGGAAGTGGCAGGAGAAGATGACGATGCCCCTGTCGTAAAATTCGTGAATAAAATGCTACTCAGCGCCATCAAAACAGGCGCTTCGGATCTTCACTTTGAGCCCTATGAAAAAACCTATCGGGTTCGCTTTCGCACCGACGGCGTTCTTCATGAAGCCGCCAAACCACCTTCTGCCCTGGCACCCAGAATTGCATCCCGTCTGAAGATAATGTCCGCCATGGACATTTCAGAACGACGTAAGCCCCAGGATGGTCGTATTAAAATGCGCCTGTCCAAAAGCAAATCCATCGACTTCCGGGTCAATACCCTGCCTACCCTTTGGGGTGAAAAAATCGTACTGCGGATTCTCGACCCTTCCAGTGCCAAAATGGGCATTGATGCCCTGGGCTATGAACAAACCCAGAAAGAAATGTACATGGAAGCCCTGCACCAACCCCAGGGTATGATTCTGGTCACGGGACCCACCGGTTCCGGTAAGACCGTCTCTCTCTACACGGGGCTGAATATTCTGAATACTCCGGAAAGAAACATTTCCACAGCCGAGGACCCTGTAGAAATCAACCTGGAAGGTATCAACCAGGTCAACGTTAATCCGAAGCAGGGAATGGATTTCTCCCAGGCTCTGAGAGCCTTCCTTCGCCAGGATCCTGACATCATTATGGTAGGGGAGATTCGAGATCTTGAAACGGCCAACATCGCTATCAAAGCAGCCCAGACAGGTCACATGGTCATGTCCACGCTGCACACCAACAGCGCTCCGGAAACGCTGACCCGTCTGCAAAACATGGGGGTTCCTTCTTTCAACATTGCCACCTCTGTCAGCCTGATCATTGCCCAGCGTCTGGCCAGACGCCTATGCAACCACTGCAAGGAACTAAAAGACATCCCAAAAGAAACACTACTGGAAGAAGGTTTTACCGAAGAGCAGATCAAGGATGCCAAAATTTATGGCCCCAAGGGATGTGATCAATGCAGCAAAGGCTACAAAGGCCGTGTGGGTATCTATGAAGTCGTAAAGATTACACCGGCTCTACAGCAGATCATTATGGAAGAAGGCAACTCCCTCCAGATTGCCGAAATTGCACAGAGAGAAGGGTTTAATAACCTTCGCCAGTCTGGACTGTTAAAGGTTTTGCAGGGTGTGACCAGTCTTGAAGAAGCTAACCGGGTAACCCTTGAGTAA
- a CDS encoding DMT family transporter: MSRSLQADAVMLLVTLLAASGWIFTKLALEGLPPIAFLALRFLGSFLLLVIFCWYSLFRLNLKQWRCAVSVGLVQGITMMIWILAINRAGQVSEGAFITSMLSIIAPIIAWLFFSSHLKRETLLALPLSLAGMALLALDGSWQFESAQLLFLVSAFGFALHINLTNYFGQNIPSLPFTTIQMAVVGGLAALVSFFTESWPATVNSSAWGWLLASIFLATGFRYTLQTWGIKNSTAGNAALIMTLEPVWTAIMSLHWLGESMDKKALTGCTLILLSLIVSRWQLLKRQARRTGESVRV; this comes from the coding sequence ATGTCTCGCTCACTCCAGGCCGATGCTGTAATGCTGCTAGTGACTTTACTGGCAGCCAGTGGCTGGATTTTCACCAAACTGGCACTTGAAGGTCTACCTCCCATCGCTTTTCTGGCACTGCGATTTCTGGGCTCTTTTCTGTTATTGGTGATCTTTTGCTGGTATTCACTCTTCAGACTGAACCTGAAGCAGTGGCGCTGTGCTGTTTCCGTGGGATTGGTTCAGGGCATCACCATGATGATCTGGATTCTGGCGATCAACCGTGCCGGCCAGGTCAGCGAGGGCGCATTCATTACCAGTATGCTGAGCATTATTGCTCCGATTATTGCCTGGCTGTTTTTCAGCAGCCATTTAAAACGGGAAACACTATTAGCCCTGCCCCTGTCTCTTGCAGGCATGGCTCTGCTGGCACTGGATGGCAGCTGGCAGTTTGAATCGGCACAGCTTCTGTTTCTGGTTTCCGCTTTCGGGTTTGCCCTCCATATCAATCTGACCAACTATTTCGGCCAGAATATCCCCTCTCTTCCTTTTACAACTATCCAGATGGCCGTAGTAGGAGGACTGGCGGCACTGGTTTCCTTTTTCACCGAATCCTGGCCTGCGACTGTCAACTCATCAGCCTGGGGCTGGCTGCTGGCTTCGATTTTTCTGGCTACAGGCTTTCGTTATACGCTACAAACCTGGGGCATCAAAAACTCCACAGCAGGCAACGCTGCTCTGATTATGACCCTTGAGCCTGTCTGGACTGCCATAATGAGCCTGCACTGGCTTGGAGAGTCCATGGATAAAAAGGCTCTGACTGGTTGCACATTAATTCTTCTTTCCCTGATAGTGAGTCGCTGGCAGCTGTTAAAGCGACAGGCCAGAAGAACCGGAGAAAGTGTAAGGGTATAA
- the putA gene encoding bifunctional proline dehydrogenase/L-glutamate gamma-semialdehyde dehydrogenase PutA yields the protein MFEANAVFKPEFIQQSPARLWKTISPQYSVDESALLAQLADLARPDPQQLAAVTRRATDLVEQVRAREDSIHMIDSMLLQYSLDTREGILLMCLAEALMRIPDSETADALIRDKLSVAEWERHLKQSDSLLVNASTWGLMLTGKVVTLGKSEDGRPASVIGRLVKKMGEPVIRQAVNQAMKIMGEHFVLGRTIAEALKNGRKPREKGYTYSFDMLGEAALTESDAQKYLASYLAAVRSVGQEQKGGYKGPRPTVSIKLSALHPRYEVANETRVLKELFNSVLELIRSARSLNVGITIDAEEQDRLELSLKLFEKLYRHPDCQGWGGFGLVVQAYGKRALPVLAWLAALAKEQGDEIPVRLVKGAYWDSEIKLCQQSGYSGYPVYTRKEATDVAYLVCARFLLSDPVKGAIYPQFATHNAHTVASILSMAEHKHFEFQRLHGMGDALYNTVLDQEKTDVRIYAPVGSHKDLLPYLVRRLLENGANSSFVHRLVDARTPVKDLVPHPVSVLEQHSSLANDQIPLPVDIFGKDRVNSMGVNIDIESQWQPFSELIQKFMSQIWHKGPVISGQKVETEKAVDVQCPYQLSELAGRLHYAGEKEVDQAISVAHKAFDRWSQTPVETRAQSLEKLADLLEANLEELVALCHKEAGKTIHDSIDEVREAVDFCRYYANQAREKFSAPQVMPGPTGESNELYLTGRGVFLCISPWNFPLAIFLGQVVAALACGNTVVAKPAEQTTLIAARAVEMMLEAGVPADVIQLVTGEGKDIGHQLTADPRIAGVAFTGSTQTARLINQTLAAREGAIIPLIAETGGQNAMIVDSTALPEQVVNDVVQSAFASAGQRCSALRVLYVQEDIADRIEDLLVGAMAELKVGNPALHETDLGPVISEVALKGLQAHVDRMKQEARLIAEVDLGTECNEGYFIGPVAFEIESINQLEKEQFGPILHLVRYKASELDKVIQEINGTGYGLTLGVHSRNEATSSYIEQSLKVGNAYINRNQIGAVVGVQPFGGQGLSGTGPKAGGPHYLYRFATERTRTINTTAVGGNATLLSLGAGH from the coding sequence ATGTTTGAGGCTAATGCCGTATTTAAGCCTGAATTCATCCAGCAGAGCCCAGCCAGGCTCTGGAAGACTATCTCTCCACAGTACAGTGTGGATGAGTCAGCCTTACTGGCACAGCTGGCCGATTTGGCCAGACCCGATCCGCAGCAGCTGGCTGCAGTAACCCGACGAGCCACCGATCTGGTCGAGCAGGTTCGAGCCCGGGAAGATTCCATTCATATGATTGACTCTATGCTGTTGCAATACAGCCTGGATACCCGTGAAGGTATTCTGCTGATGTGTCTGGCAGAAGCCCTGATGAGAATTCCTGACTCTGAAACCGCCGATGCCCTGATTCGTGACAAGCTCAGTGTCGCTGAGTGGGAAAGGCATCTCAAACAAAGTGATTCGCTATTGGTGAATGCCTCCACCTGGGGTCTGATGTTGACCGGTAAAGTGGTGACATTAGGCAAATCTGAAGACGGTCGCCCGGCTAGCGTGATTGGTCGACTGGTTAAAAAAATGGGTGAACCCGTGATTCGTCAGGCTGTGAACCAGGCGATGAAAATTATGGGTGAGCATTTTGTACTGGGTCGCACTATTGCAGAAGCACTTAAGAATGGTCGAAAGCCAAGAGAGAAAGGTTACACCTATTCTTTTGATATGCTCGGTGAAGCGGCATTGACCGAAAGCGATGCTCAGAAATATCTCGCTTCCTACCTGGCGGCTGTCAGGTCCGTTGGTCAGGAGCAGAAGGGTGGCTACAAGGGCCCTCGTCCTACCGTTTCGATCAAACTGTCTGCCCTGCATCCCCGTTATGAAGTGGCCAATGAAACTCGTGTTCTGAAAGAGCTGTTCAACAGCGTGCTGGAACTGATTCGCAGTGCCAGAAGTCTTAATGTGGGAATCACCATTGATGCCGAAGAGCAGGACCGCCTTGAGTTGTCTCTGAAACTGTTCGAGAAACTCTACCGTCATCCCGATTGTCAGGGATGGGGTGGTTTTGGACTGGTTGTTCAGGCCTACGGTAAAAGAGCGCTCCCCGTTCTTGCCTGGCTGGCGGCTCTGGCAAAAGAGCAGGGTGATGAAATTCCTGTGCGTCTGGTAAAAGGCGCCTACTGGGACAGTGAAATAAAACTGTGTCAGCAATCCGGCTATTCCGGCTACCCGGTATACACGCGCAAAGAAGCAACAGACGTTGCTTATCTGGTGTGTGCCCGTTTTCTGCTGAGTGATCCTGTTAAAGGAGCTATTTATCCACAGTTTGCTACCCACAATGCTCATACTGTTGCCAGCATCCTGAGCATGGCGGAACACAAACATTTTGAATTCCAGCGTCTGCATGGGATGGGCGATGCGCTCTATAACACGGTGCTGGATCAGGAAAAAACCGACGTTCGCATTTATGCACCCGTAGGTAGCCACAAAGATTTGCTGCCCTATCTGGTGCGCCGACTTCTGGAAAATGGTGCTAACTCATCTTTTGTTCATCGTCTGGTGGATGCCAGGACACCCGTAAAGGACCTGGTTCCTCATCCTGTCAGTGTGCTCGAGCAACACAGTTCTCTGGCCAATGACCAAATTCCCTTACCGGTAGATATTTTTGGAAAAGACAGAGTTAATTCCATGGGTGTCAATATCGATATTGAGTCACAGTGGCAGCCGTTTTCTGAATTGATACAGAAGTTTATGAGCCAAATCTGGCACAAAGGTCCCGTGATTTCCGGCCAAAAGGTGGAAACTGAAAAAGCGGTCGATGTGCAATGCCCTTATCAGCTCAGTGAGCTCGCAGGTCGTCTGCACTATGCCGGAGAAAAGGAAGTCGACCAGGCTATTTCAGTGGCTCACAAAGCATTTGACCGTTGGAGCCAGACGCCAGTAGAAACCCGTGCCCAGAGTCTGGAGAAGCTGGCCGACCTGCTGGAGGCCAACCTTGAAGAGCTGGTGGCACTCTGTCATAAAGAAGCGGGTAAAACGATTCACGACAGTATCGATGAAGTGCGTGAGGCGGTTGATTTCTGTCGTTATTATGCCAACCAGGCGCGTGAAAAATTCTCTGCACCTCAGGTTATGCCCGGACCTACCGGTGAATCCAATGAGCTTTACCTGACCGGTCGTGGTGTCTTTCTGTGTATCAGTCCCTGGAACTTCCCTCTGGCTATTTTCCTGGGTCAGGTGGTTGCGGCGCTGGCCTGTGGTAACACAGTTGTAGCCAAGCCTGCCGAGCAAACCACTCTGATTGCTGCGCGTGCTGTTGAAATGATGCTGGAGGCAGGCGTGCCTGCTGATGTGATTCAACTGGTAACGGGTGAAGGTAAGGATATTGGTCATCAGTTGACCGCTGATCCTCGTATTGCCGGTGTTGCTTTCACAGGTTCAACCCAGACGGCAAGATTAATAAACCAGACTCTGGCTGCACGTGAGGGAGCTATTATACCTCTGATCGCCGAGACCGGTGGTCAGAATGCCATGATTGTAGACTCTACTGCTCTCCCTGAGCAGGTCGTTAATGACGTCGTTCAGTCTGCTTTCGCCAGTGCCGGGCAACGTTGTTCAGCCCTGCGAGTGCTCTATGTTCAGGAAGATATTGCTGATCGTATTGAAGACTTGCTGGTCGGTGCGATGGCAGAACTGAAGGTAGGTAATCCCGCTCTGCACGAAACAGACCTTGGTCCTGTGATCAGTGAAGTGGCTCTCAAAGGACTCCAGGCTCATGTTGATCGTATGAAGCAGGAAGCTCGCCTGATTGCTGAAGTGGATCTGGGCACTGAGTGCAATGAAGGTTACTTTATCGGGCCGGTTGCCTTTGAGATTGAGAGCATCAACCAACTGGAAAAAGAACAGTTTGGCCCGATTCTTCACCTGGTTCGCTACAAGGCTTCTGAGCTGGATAAAGTGATTCAGGAAATCAACGGCACAGGTTACGGCCTGACTCTGGGAGTGCACAGCCGCAACGAAGCGACCTCCTCCTACATTGAGCAAAGCCTTAAAGTGGGTAATGCCTACATAAACCGTAATCAGATCGGTGCGGTGGTAGGTGTTCAGCCATTTGGTGGACAGGGACTCTCCGGTACCGGTCCAAAGGCCGGTGGGCCTCACTACCTCTATCGTTTTGCTACTGAACGTACCCGAACCATCAATACAACGGCAGTTGGTGGTAATGCCACGCTCTTGTCTCTGGGTGCTGGTCACTGA
- a CDS encoding IS630 family transposase, which produces MRVATEITLDASEEIRLRKITSSNTCPVRLARRAQIVLLAAEGKSNLEIAQILKIGRHQVSRWRDRYAQEGFSGIEQDRARSGRKKQIDAAEIVSLTTNTLPENATHWSTRTMAAVSGISERSVRRIWHAYGLKPHLEKTFKVSRGPKFVEKLEDIVGLYLSPPEHALVLCCDEKSQVQALDRTQPGLPLKRGRAATMTHDYKRHGTTTLFAALNVLDGAVIGQCQQRHTHVEWLKFLKQINRETAKDKELHLICDNYATHKHPKVREWLEKHPRFHMHFTPTSASWLNMVERFFRDLTSQRLRRGVFVSVPELVSAIDEYIEKHNQNPKPFIWTAKANDILEKVVRANRRLSCKKNDALH; this is translated from the coding sequence ATGCGAGTTGCCACAGAGATAACACTTGATGCTTCTGAAGAAATACGACTCAGAAAGATTACTTCGTCAAATACTTGCCCCGTTCGCCTGGCCCGCCGTGCCCAGATTGTTCTTCTCGCTGCAGAAGGAAAAAGCAATCTTGAGATTGCGCAAATACTGAAGATCGGTCGTCATCAGGTCAGCCGCTGGCGTGACCGATATGCTCAGGAAGGTTTCTCCGGAATTGAACAGGATCGAGCTCGCAGTGGCCGTAAAAAGCAGATTGATGCTGCTGAGATTGTGAGTCTGACCACAAACACCCTTCCGGAAAATGCTACTCACTGGAGCACCCGAACTATGGCTGCTGTTAGCGGTATCAGTGAAAGAAGTGTTCGCAGGATATGGCATGCATATGGCCTCAAGCCTCACCTGGAAAAGACATTCAAGGTGTCCCGAGGCCCGAAATTTGTGGAGAAGCTTGAAGATATTGTCGGACTCTATCTGTCTCCTCCTGAACATGCGTTGGTGCTGTGTTGTGATGAAAAAAGTCAGGTTCAGGCGCTCGATCGAACACAGCCTGGCTTACCGTTGAAGAGGGGGCGTGCCGCAACAATGACTCATGATTATAAACGACATGGTACAACCACTCTCTTTGCAGCGTTGAATGTACTTGATGGTGCTGTCATCGGTCAGTGCCAGCAGCGTCATACCCATGTGGAATGGTTGAAGTTTCTTAAACAGATAAATAGGGAAACGGCAAAAGACAAAGAGCTGCACCTGATTTGCGACAACTATGCAACTCACAAACACCCGAAGGTGCGAGAGTGGCTGGAAAAACATCCTCGTTTTCATATGCACTTTACGCCAACGTCAGCATCATGGTTAAACATGGTTGAGAGATTTTTTCGGGATCTCACGAGTCAGCGGTTACGCCGTGGTGTGTTTGTCAGTGTGCCAGAGCTAGTCAGTGCGATTGATGAATATATTGAAAAGCATAACCAAAATCCCAAGCCGTTTATCTGGACTGCTAAGGCAAATGACATCTTAGAAAAAGTCGTTCGGGCTAATCGCCGGTTAAGTTGCAAAAAGAACGACGCACTACACTAG
- a CDS encoding esterase-like activity of phytase family protein, giving the protein MMKRRSALVGLTLCLTLSTPGWSAESPGKLAPHKSVKYLGSHLLHSDDHRGVTHITGAHFAHVGNGSTGTLYLLSGDAGAGFTGRYGWGVFSKPHYYEVDLSRVVLDRQSPGNNGPLPSEVFEYQITEGKNAKTHPIWLNDGHIAPSAITLTKDGELMISSSQSNRGLTGIIDYRAIDIPAYAGFGYRHANRDETSLATRNNGFLKAWYDAHEFFPVPVLDLIPAAFLHTFREIPLQLSKGVHRVDIGLSSKFLLTNNDRRPGQVDSEFKLPKHFENNNWIPFHIGLKGIQQGFGVKSLDRVRNSNHYVAATAGALVQDAKQWNINEHVPPVRVVTFTTEQLSNNGQPLPGQYLNSHQLPARGEVTILSEKLYNFSLLVLSPSTIKQLGSSGPIRTVSDIAVLNKKQALFLEKTELPYRSSQSSFITRVYLVDLGSGKNFKGTEMFAEDELNKAFTKAPEYFMSKTLLFDSLHLDSLKMLEDKIDFDIHETSFEAIALGPETVRGVKTFMLVSYDDGENKKSSTATRLLHFTLPASK; this is encoded by the coding sequence ATGATGAAAAGAAGAAGTGCCCTGGTTGGCTTAACGCTTTGCTTGACTCTTTCGACTCCCGGATGGTCAGCAGAATCCCCAGGGAAATTAGCCCCTCATAAAAGCGTCAAGTATTTGGGAAGTCACCTGTTGCACTCAGACGACCATAGAGGGGTTACTCATATAACCGGTGCTCACTTCGCTCATGTCGGAAATGGTTCAACAGGGACACTCTACCTGCTTTCTGGAGATGCCGGGGCAGGCTTCACTGGCAGGTATGGCTGGGGGGTATTTTCCAAACCCCACTATTACGAGGTGGATCTGAGCAGGGTTGTTTTGGATCGTCAGAGCCCTGGTAACAACGGGCCTTTACCCAGTGAAGTGTTCGAATACCAGATTACTGAGGGCAAGAATGCCAAAACCCACCCTATCTGGCTGAACGATGGTCATATTGCCCCCAGCGCCATCACTCTGACCAAAGACGGGGAGCTGATGATTTCCTCCAGTCAGAGTAATAGAGGCTTAACCGGCATTATTGACTACAGAGCAATCGACATTCCCGCCTATGCAGGCTTCGGATACAGGCACGCCAATCGTGACGAAACCAGTCTGGCCACCCGGAACAACGGTTTTCTGAAAGCCTGGTACGATGCCCATGAATTCTTCCCTGTACCAGTGCTTGACCTGATTCCGGCAGCCTTTCTGCATACCTTCAGGGAAATTCCCCTGCAACTCTCCAAAGGTGTTCACCGGGTTGATATCGGACTGTCATCAAAATTCCTGCTCACAAATAATGATCGTAGACCGGGTCAGGTAGATAGCGAATTCAAGCTGCCTAAACATTTTGAAAACAACAACTGGATTCCTTTCCATATAGGATTGAAGGGTATTCAACAGGGATTCGGTGTGAAAAGTCTTGACCGTGTTCGCAATAGCAATCATTACGTTGCTGCAACCGCTGGCGCTCTGGTTCAGGACGCCAAACAATGGAATATCAATGAACATGTCCCACCTGTCAGGGTGGTGACCTTTACTACAGAACAACTGTCTAACAATGGCCAACCGCTGCCTGGACAATACCTGAACAGCCATCAGCTTCCTGCCAGAGGTGAAGTAACAATTCTGTCAGAGAAGCTCTATAACTTTTCTCTCCTGGTTTTAAGCCCTTCTACAATAAAACAGCTGGGGAGCAGCGGCCCGATTCGTACCGTCAGCGATATTGCGGTTCTCAACAAGAAACAGGCTCTGTTCCTTGAGAAAACAGAGCTCCCTTATCGAAGTTCTCAATCCAGTTTTATTACCCGGGTTTATCTGGTCGATCTGGGCAGTGGCAAGAATTTCAAAGGCACTGAAATGTTTGCTGAAGACGAGCTGAACAAGGCATTTACGAAAGCACCAGAATACTTTATGTCGAAGACTCTTCTCTTTGACAGCCTTCACTTGGACTCCTTGAAAATGTTGGAAGATAAAATAGACTTTGATATTCACGAGACCTCTTTTGAGGCGATTGCGCTGGGTCCTGAAACGGTAAGGGGGGTCAAAACATTTATGCTGGTCAGTTACGATGACGGCGAAAACAAAAAATCGAGCACCGCGACTCGTCTCTTGCATTTTACCTTGCCAGCCAGTAAGTAA
- the aqpZ gene encoding aquaporin Z, with the protein MSLTNKLAAEFFGTFWLVLGGCGSAVLAAGFPELGIGFVGVSIAFGLTVLTMAYAIGHVSGCHLNPAVSFGLWFGGRFPFNELIPYIVAQVTGGIAGAAILYSIASGAPGFDVSGGFASNGYGAHSPGGYSMMSVLISEVVMSFMFLMVILGATDKRAPAGFAPIAIGLCLTLIHLITIPVSNTSVNPARSTGVAVFVGDWATAQLWLFWVAPIVGALLAGKVYGWVSAEKNS; encoded by the coding sequence ATGAGTTTAACAAACAAATTGGCGGCTGAATTTTTCGGTACGTTCTGGCTGGTATTGGGTGGTTGTGGTAGCGCAGTATTGGCTGCTGGCTTTCCCGAACTGGGTATCGGTTTTGTCGGTGTCTCTATAGCGTTTGGTTTAACCGTATTGACCATGGCATATGCTATTGGCCATGTATCCGGATGCCATTTAAACCCGGCAGTATCTTTTGGTTTATGGTTTGGTGGCAGATTCCCTTTTAATGAACTGATTCCGTACATTGTCGCACAAGTGACTGGTGGTATCGCCGGTGCCGCAATATTGTATTCTATTGCCTCAGGCGCGCCCGGTTTTGATGTATCAGGCGGTTTTGCCTCCAACGGCTATGGTGCTCACTCTCCCGGCGGCTATTCAATGATGTCGGTGCTAATTTCTGAAGTAGTGATGAGCTTTATGTTTCTTATGGTCATTTTAGGAGCAACCGACAAGCGCGCGCCTGCAGGTTTTGCACCCATCGCTATCGGCTTGTGTCTAACCCTGATTCATCTGATAACTATTCCGGTCAGTAACACTTCGGTTAACCCGGCCAGAAGCACCGGTGTCGCGGTATTTGTCGGTGATTGGGCAACAGCCCAGTTATGGTTGTTCTGGGTAGCACCCATTGTCGGCGCTTTACTGGCTGGTAAAGTCTATGGATGGGTAAGTGCGGAAAAAAACAGCTAG